The following coding sequences lie in one Lolium perenne isolate Kyuss_39 chromosome 2, Kyuss_2.0, whole genome shotgun sequence genomic window:
- the LOC127328423 gene encoding uncharacterized protein, translated as MLWEILLRLPPQPSSLPRASAVCRRWRHLVTDPKFHRQFRIHHRKPPLLGAFSWRSKRGIMFNTILDPPDRIPLIRFSLGRCGSRDYDLLDHERASSALPTTLANVHGGCHSSLFRVVLVVYSEDNQFLARVYSNTPQC; from the coding sequence ATGCTGTGGGAGATCCTCCTCCGTCTCCCTCCGCAGCCGTCTTCCCTCCCGCGCGCCTCCGCGGTCTGCAGGCGCTGGCGGCACCTCGTCACGGACCCCAAGTTCCACCGCCAGTTCCGCATCCACCACCGGAAGCCGCCACTGCTCGGCGCATTCTCGTGGAGGAGCAAACGTGGGATTATGTTCAACACCATACTCGACCCTCCCGACCGCATCCCTCTAATACGATTCTCCCTTGGACGTTGCGGCAGCCGCGACTACGATTTGCTCGATCACGAGCGGGCTTCCTCAGCGCTGCCGACGACCTTGGCCAACGTGCACGGCGGCTGCCACTCGAGCCTATTCAGGGTAGTCTTGGTCGTGTACAGTGAAGATAATCAATTCCTCGCACGTGTTTACTCCAATACTCCTCAATGTTAG